Proteins from a single region of Bacteroidota bacterium:
- a CDS encoding response regulator transcription factor — MDIKVSIFEDNKHLRESLQILIGGTPGFKCIGIYPDCRDLLFQLKQHTPDVVLMDIEMPGMNGIDAVTKIKEHLPTVQVLMQTMFDEDEYVFKAICAGASGYILKTTTPSGYIEAIQNVFSGGSPMTPSIARKVFDLFKNNVSLPSQHNYKLTEKEKEILQHLVKGRSYKMMADEMHISTETVKTHMKNIYTKLHVNSNTEAVALALKDRIV; from the coding sequence ATGGATATCAAAGTTTCTATATTCGAAGATAACAAACACCTTAGGGAGAGTTTACAAATTCTTATCGGTGGCACACCGGGTTTTAAATGCATTGGTATTTATCCCGACTGTCGAGATTTATTGTTTCAATTAAAACAACATACACCTGATGTGGTGTTGATGGATATAGAAATGCCGGGCATGAATGGCATTGATGCGGTAACAAAAATTAAAGAACATTTACCTACAGTTCAGGTGCTGATGCAAACCATGTTTGATGAAGATGAATATGTATTTAAAGCTATCTGCGCCGGTGCCTCCGGTTATATTTTAAAAACTACAACGCCTTCCGGTTATATAGAAGCTATTCAAAATGTATTCAGCGGTGGTTCGCCCATGACGCCTTCTATTGCAAGAAAAGTGTTTGATTTATTTAAAAATAATGTTTCTCTGCCGAGTCAACACAACTATAAACTCACTGAAAAAGAAAAGGAAATTCTGCAACATCTTGTAAAAGGGAGAAGCTATAAAATGATGGCGGATGAAATGCATATCTCCACCGAAACTGTAAAGACACACATGAAAAACATTTATACTAAATTGCATGTGAACTCTAATACAGAAGCTGTTGCATTAGCCTTGAAAGATAGGATTGTGTAA
- a CDS encoding low temperature requirement protein A yields the protein MQIRKSATAWWGPPKKFEPLQKERRISWLELFFDLVYVIAISHITHHLAVHISFDSFLEYCCLFTLIYWGWLNGSIYHDLHGNEGLRTRLITLWQMMIIAAIVIALEINPDPHHHYIIIVFMIMQLFITYLWWSVGFYDKEHRRYSWHYILLYLISFALMGLSLFLPDNSLQFIIPFIIICNYSPPFISYFFLNPLSREFNLSSSMFERLGLLTIILFGELVLGVVNGVIGIHTFDFSLWLNFALAMTIAFALWWIFFTVIAAREAKDNFLRASLLELIYLPTIIALGFLAAIFSSFFGEASTVDLQPLFGYGIAAFLISISLLIGLLKYPIQFDDLIAKLRLSILITGVVFIIFSLLNLPLSQTWYLISVIAILTMEILYLNFMYYRRVSQDGINLQEEI from the coding sequence ATGCAAATACGCAAAAGTGCAACAGCATGGTGGGGGCCGCCAAAAAAATTTGAACCACTTCAAAAAGAGCGCAGGATAAGTTGGTTGGAATTATTCTTTGATCTTGTGTATGTGATTGCAATCTCACACATCACACATCATTTAGCAGTGCATATAAGTTTCGACAGTTTTTTGGAATATTGTTGTCTGTTCACACTTATATATTGGGGCTGGCTGAATGGAAGTATATATCATGATTTGCACGGAAACGAGGGACTGAGAACCCGACTAATTACGCTTTGGCAAATGATGATTATTGCAGCGATAGTAATTGCATTAGAGATAAATCCGGATCCACATCACCATTACATCATCATTGTGTTTATGATTATGCAATTGTTTATTACTTATCTGTGGTGGAGTGTGGGCTTTTATGATAAAGAACATCGTCGTTACAGTTGGCACTACATTTTACTTTATCTGATTTCATTTGCTCTTATGGGTTTAAGTTTGTTTTTGCCGGATAACTCACTTCAATTTATTATTCCTTTTATAATTATTTGCAACTATAGTCCACCATTTATTTCATACTTTTTTCTTAACCCCTTATCCAGAGAATTCAATCTGTCATCCAGCATGTTCGAACGATTAGGATTACTCACTATAATACTCTTTGGCGAACTTGTACTCGGTGTAGTAAATGGTGTAATTGGAATACATACATTCGATTTTTCATTGTGGTTAAATTTCGCTTTAGCAATGACTATTGCTTTTGCATTATGGTGGATATTCTTTACAGTAATTGCCGCACGGGAAGCGAAAGATAATTTTTTAAGAGCTTCATTATTAGAGTTAATTTATCTTCCAACAATTATAGCATTGGGTTTTCTTGCTGCAATTTTTTCTTCTTTTTTTGGTGAGGCCTCCACAGTGGATTTACAACCATTATTTGGATATGGGATTGCCGCATTTTTAATTTCTATCAGTTTGTTAATCGGACTACTGAAGTATCCAATTCAATTTGATGATTTAATAGCAAAATTGCGACTATCCATACTTATCACAGGTGTTGTGTTTATTATTTTCTCTCTGCTAAACCTTCCCCTTTCTCAAACATGGTATTTAATTTCTGTAATTGCGATACTCACAATGGAAATACTCTATTTAAATTTCATGTATTACAGAAGGGTTTCACAAGATGGAATTAATCTGCAAGAAGAAATATAA
- the xseA gene encoding exodeoxyribonuclease VII large subunit yields the protein MPIEISNKKVFSLSEVTASIERTIEARYKSAFWMTAEMNKLNYYKHSGHCYPDLIERNNEKVIAQVRATLWKGDFQNINRKFLTVLKEPLKDGIKILLLAKISFDALHGLSIQILDIDPGYTLGDLEKEKQDTIKRLQTEHVFNTNKSIALPLLPQRIAIISVETSKGYADFLQVIKTNSWNYKFFFMLLPSLLQGDKAAQNIISQLNRIKKVKQHFDAVAIIRGGGGDVGLSCYNNYNLAKTIAEFPLPVLTGIGHSTNETVSEMIAHTNAITPTKLAEFLIQKFHNVSVPVKNAEKYIAVHAKQILDYATQQLLAELKLFKSVTENMVTNGKYRIAECIGELQQHSEAILLKQHREIKHKSIIIIKDSNNYVMHKRVQLTQAASAVQYSLPRIFKQERIGLKHIEEKIQVMHPENILKRGFSITTLNGKLVQQIKNIKAGDLLQTKIYSGIITSEVITTKKNSDE from the coding sequence ATGCCAATAGAAATTTCAAATAAAAAAGTGTTTTCGCTTTCTGAAGTTACTGCAAGTATTGAGCGGACAATTGAAGCAAGATATAAGAGTGCATTTTGGATGACTGCCGAAATGAATAAATTAAATTACTATAAACATTCCGGACATTGTTATCCTGATTTAATAGAAAGAAATAATGAAAAAGTAATTGCGCAAGTTCGGGCAACATTGTGGAAAGGTGATTTTCAAAATATCAACAGAAAATTTTTAACTGTATTAAAAGAACCACTGAAAGATGGTATTAAAATTTTGCTTCTTGCCAAAATATCTTTTGATGCTTTACATGGATTGAGTATTCAAATTTTAGATATTGATCCGGGTTATACTTTAGGTGATCTAGAAAAAGAAAAACAAGACACGATTAAAAGATTGCAAACAGAACATGTTTTCAATACAAATAAATCAATCGCACTTCCACTCCTACCACAACGCATTGCAATTATATCGGTGGAAACAAGTAAAGGTTATGCAGATTTTTTGCAAGTAATTAAAACCAATAGTTGGAATTATAAATTTTTCTTTATGCTCCTCCCCTCTTTATTGCAAGGTGATAAAGCAGCACAAAATATTATTTCACAACTCAACAGAATAAAAAAAGTAAAACAACATTTTGATGCAGTGGCAATTATTCGTGGTGGTGGTGGCGATGTTGGTTTGAGTTGTTATAATAATTACAATCTCGCTAAAACAATTGCAGAATTCCCACTTCCTGTGTTAACCGGTATCGGACATTCCACAAATGAAACTGTGAGTGAAATGATTGCGCATACCAATGCAATTACACCCACTAAACTCGCAGAATTTTTAATTCAGAAATTTCATAATGTTTCTGTGCCTGTAAAAAATGCGGAGAAATATATTGCGGTACATGCAAAACAGATTTTGGATTATGCTACACAACAATTACTTGCAGAATTAAAATTATTTAAGTCTGTTACAGAAAACATGGTGACCAATGGTAAATACCGCATTGCTGAATGTATTGGTGAACTTCAACAACACTCAGAAGCTATTCTGCTAAAACAACACAGAGAAATAAAACACAAGAGTATTATCATTATAAAAGACAGCAACAACTATGTAATGCATAAACGAGTGCAACTTACACAAGCCGCAAGTGCAGTGCAATATTCCCTACCCCGAATTTTTAAGCAAGAGAGAATTGGTCTGAAACATATTGAAGAAAAAATACAGGTAATGCATCCGGAAAATATATTAAAAAGAGGATTCAGTATAACCACATTAAATGGTAAACTTGTGCAGCAAATAAAAAATATAAAAGCAGGAGATTTACTGCAAACAAAAATATATTCAGGAATAATAACAAGCGAAGTAATTACCACTAAAAAAAATAGCGATGAGTGA
- the xseB gene encoding exodeoxyribonuclease VII small subunit: MSETMKYTEAFEELQTIVSEIEEGEISVDELSEKVKRAAFLIQICKEKLTTTEEDVNKILKELDKGDE; this comes from the coding sequence ATGAGTGAAACAATGAAATACACAGAAGCATTTGAAGAATTGCAAACCATAGTATCAGAAATAGAAGAAGGCGAAATATCCGTTGACGAGCTTTCAGAAAAAGTAAAACGAGCAGCATTCCTCATCCAGATATGCAAAGAAAAACTCACCACCACAGAAGAAGATGTAAATAAAATATTGAAGGAACTGGATAAGGGGGATGAGTGA
- a CDS encoding YdeI/OmpD-associated family protein: MPTTNPLIDAYIDKAEEFAKPVLNHLRKLVHTACPDVEEKIKWGFPNFIYKKEILCSMAAFKNHCAFTFWKAALMKDNKKIFEISGKTAMGHFGKITALKDLPSDAIIKSYIKEAMALNDADVKLPKTKKVIAETKLIIPEYFQKRLNKNKIAKATFEKMPPSHKKESLEWITEAKTEPTREKRISTTLEWLAEGKSRNWRYEKS; this comes from the coding sequence ATGCCCACCACCAATCCACTCATTGATGCATACATTGACAAGGCAGAGGAATTTGCAAAACCTGTTCTCAATCATTTAAGAAAACTTGTGCATACTGCTTGTCCTGATGTGGAGGAAAAGATTAAATGGGGTTTTCCAAATTTTATTTATAAGAAAGAAATTCTTTGTAGCATGGCTGCTTTTAAAAATCATTGTGCTTTTACTTTTTGGAAAGCTGCTTTGATGAAGGATAATAAGAAAATTTTTGAAATAAGTGGAAAAACTGCAATGGGGCATTTTGGAAAAATTACTGCTTTAAAAGATTTGCCTTCAGATGCTATTATTAAGTCGTACATAAAAGAAGCTATGGCGCTGAATGATGCAGATGTAAAATTGCCGAAGACTAAAAAAGTTATTGCAGAAACAAAATTGATTATCCCCGAATATTTTCAAAAACGATTAAACAAAAACAAAATAGCAAAAGCAACTTTTGAGAAAATGCCGCCTTCTCATAAAAAAGAATCCTTAGAATGGATAACGGAAGCCAAAACAGAACCTACCCGTGAGAAGCGAATATCTACAACCTTGGAATGGCTGGCGGAAGGGAAGTCCCGAAACTGGCGTTATGAAAAATCTTAA
- a CDS encoding serine protease, whose translation MSKLFSLYILLNIFYCASAQSPQWTYESLQQYWLANGTDANEGIYENVQAESGSPKYTVALKSNGTNSYQLIYLSGAAQEDASLWSVGDTKANLTGGNTANTYKAKWYMGDKSSSKVLSIMIEAGVMHVNWNTRPAVIYNRVFPDKQIIIQQTNVATIVAEPIYDPTLVNAFLVSAKGILLTQNNMLDDSDNVIVKNATTGEKYSATIINRNIESNLALVQVNDPTFIFQDTLPYNFGTALSIGDNIFCLGYNTADTSTLKNKHLQNAVIISSSNNRYGVSPKINPWCNGSPVFDRQGNLAGMVSTDLANGSSTVIPVNSIRKIITDNNIALAQKVLSDVNMKPQELQMELLLPVIFIIDPAEVR comes from the coding sequence ATGAGTAAACTCTTTTCATTATACATCCTCTTGAATATTTTCTATTGTGCTTCAGCGCAATCTCCTCAATGGACTTATGAATCATTACAACAATACTGGCTTGCCAATGGAACAGATGCGAATGAAGGCATCTATGAAAATGTGCAGGCAGAAAGTGGCAGTCCGAAATATACAGTTGCATTGAAGAGCAACGGTACTAATTCCTATCAACTTATTTATTTATCGGGTGCTGCACAGGAAGATGCTTCTCTTTGGAGTGTGGGTGATACAAAGGCAAATCTTACCGGGGGCAATACTGCAAATACTTATAAGGCGAAATGGTATATGGGTGATAAAAGCAGTAGCAAGGTTTTAAGTATTATGATTGAAGCAGGTGTGATGCATGTGAATTGGAATACACGACCGGCGGTGATTTACAATCGTGTTTTCCCGGATAAACAAATTATTATTCAGCAGACGAATGTGGCGACAATAGTTGCTGAACCGATTTACGATCCTACTTTGGTAAATGCCTTTTTAGTTTCTGCAAAAGGAATTTTACTCACACAGAATAATATGCTGGATGATTCTGACAATGTGATTGTAAAAAATGCGACCACCGGAGAAAAATATTCTGCTACAATTATCAATCGCAATATTGAAAGTAATCTGGCTTTAGTTCAAGTGAATGATCCCACATTTATTTTTCAGGATACACTACCCTACAATTTTGGAACTGCACTTTCTATTGGTGATAATATATTTTGTCTTGGCTATAATACTGCTGATACTTCAACTTTAAAAAATAAACATCTACAAAATGCAGTGATAATTTCTTCATCAAATAATCGCTATGGTGTTTCACCAAAAATAAATCCCTGGTGTAATGGAAGTCCGGTGTTTGACAGACAGGGAAATTTGGCCGGTATGGTGAGTACTGATTTGGCAAATGGAAGCAGCACAGTAATCCCGGTAAACAGTATTCGTAAAATAATTACTGATAATAATATTGCTCTTGCACAAAAAGTATTGAGTGACGTAAATATGAAACCACAGGAATTACAAATGGAACTGTTGCTTCCGGTAATTTTCATTATTGATCCTGCGGAGGTGCGTTGA
- a CDS encoding TonB-dependent receptor, protein MKRIFTLTLIIIFAYAAQAQTGDVRGFVYDLKTGEPVIFTNVIISGTSQGAATDVNGFFSISKVPVGTYNLLVTNIEYDSLFQEVIVEDGKITTVKLELVTAERTLNVVTVTAQTQERMTEVKISTIPITVKQIERLPSIGGEPDLAQYLQVLPGVIFTGDQGGQLYIRGGSPIQNKVLLDGMVIYNPFHSIGLFSVFETDIIRSVDVYTGGFGAEYGDRISAVIDITSRDGNKKEFAGQVSASPFLARLLLEGPLTNPENSETSLTYLVSVKHSYLDKTSTGLYPYVNEGEGIPYQFTDYYGKLSLNNTSGNKINVFGFNFRDSVNYTDITQFKWNSFGAGTNFVVVPANSNALIEGVFAYSQYDVTQTEADNKPRNSFISGFNGGIDFTYFIPEGDVKYGFEAIGFQTDYTFFNRIGQQYQQQQFTTELGLYVKVRKVYDHKFIIEPSLRIQYYASLGEISPEPRLGMKYNLTDRLRLKFAGGLYSQNLISTKSDQDVVNLFTGFLSGPESTLMNPDGTAPANSKLQKATHAIFGIEYDVTNYIEFNVEPYIKYFNQLIEINRNKLTVTDPDFATENGKAYGIDFLVKYDYKRLYVWVGYSLGWITRFNGEQTYPPHYDRRNNVNFVSSYALGADESWEVSVRWNFGSGFPFTQTAGFYESIDFVDGIGTDYTNTNGNLGIIYDDKLNGGRLPTYHRLDFSTKKKFEFMNGNKMEATFSVTNVYDRENIFYFDRVRYERVNQLPILPSLALSYNF, encoded by the coding sequence ATGAAAAGAATCTTCACCCTAACTCTGATTATCATTTTCGCCTATGCGGCGCAGGCTCAAACAGGAGATGTTCGTGGCTTTGTTTACGACCTTAAAACTGGTGAGCCCGTAATATTTACAAATGTTATTATATCCGGAACTTCTCAAGGAGCCGCAACCGATGTAAATGGTTTCTTCAGCATTTCTAAAGTGCCTGTAGGAACATATAATTTATTGGTTACTAATATTGAGTACGATAGTTTGTTTCAGGAAGTAATTGTTGAAGATGGTAAAATCACCACTGTGAAACTAGAATTAGTTACGGCAGAACGCACATTAAATGTGGTTACGGTTACGGCTCAAACACAGGAGCGCATGACGGAAGTAAAAATTTCTACAATTCCCATTACTGTAAAACAAATAGAACGATTGCCATCTATCGGTGGTGAACCGGATCTTGCACAATATTTACAAGTGTTGCCGGGAGTAATTTTCACCGGAGATCAGGGTGGTCAATTATATATTCGTGGGGGCTCTCCTATTCAAAATAAAGTATTGCTGGATGGTATGGTTATTTACAATCCCTTCCATTCCATTGGTTTATTCTCAGTATTTGAAACAGATATCATCCGCAGTGTTGATGTGTACACTGGTGGTTTTGGTGCTGAATATGGCGACAGAATTTCCGCAGTTATTGATATTACGAGTCGTGATGGAAATAAAAAGGAATTTGCAGGTCAGGTTTCCGCCAGTCCATTCTTAGCTCGTTTGCTTTTAGAAGGACCGCTTACCAATCCTGAAAACTCCGAAACGAGTTTAACTTATCTTGTATCAGTAAAACATTCTTATTTAGATAAAACCTCCACAGGTTTGTATCCATATGTAAATGAAGGCGAAGGAATCCCTTATCAGTTCACCGATTATTACGGCAAGCTTTCACTGAATAATACTTCTGGAAATAAAATCAATGTTTTTGGTTTCAACTTTAGAGATAGTGTAAATTATACGGATATCACACAGTTTAAGTGGAACAGCTTTGGTGCAGGAACCAACTTTGTTGTGGTACCGGCCAATTCCAATGCATTGATTGAAGGTGTGTTTGCCTATTCCCAATATGATGTGACCCAAACTGAAGCGGATAATAAACCGAGAAACAGTTTCATTAGCGGATTTAACGGAGGTATTGACTTTACTTATTTTATTCCGGAAGGCGATGTGAAATATGGTTTTGAAGCAATTGGCTTTCAAACGGATTATACTTTTTTCAACCGTATTGGTCAACAATATCAGCAACAACAATTTACCACTGAGTTGGGATTATATGTGAAGGTGCGCAAGGTTTATGACCATAAATTTATTATTGAACCCAGTTTACGAATTCAATACTATGCTTCCCTCGGTGAAATTTCTCCCGAACCAAGATTGGGTATGAAATATAACCTGACTGATAGATTGCGATTGAAGTTTGCTGGTGGTTTATATTCTCAGAATCTTATCAGTACAAAAAGCGATCAGGATGTAGTGAATTTATTTACCGGTTTCTTATCAGGTCCGGAAAGCACACTTATGAATCCCGATGGAACAGCACCTGCAAATTCCAAACTTCAAAAAGCGACACATGCCATCTTTGGAATTGAATATGATGTTACTAATTATATTGAGTTTAATGTTGAGCCATATATCAAATACTTCAACCAATTAATAGAAATTAACCGAAACAAATTAACGGTTACTGACCCGGACTTCGCAACAGAGAATGGTAAAGCATATGGTATAGACTTTTTGGTGAAATACGACTATAAGCGTCTGTATGTTTGGGTGGGATATTCCTTAGGTTGGATTACCCGATTCAATGGTGAACAAACTTATCCGCCTCATTACGACCGCCGTAATAATGTCAACTTTGTAAGCTCCTATGCATTAGGTGCCGATGAAAGTTGGGAAGTGAGTGTAAGATGGAATTTCGGTTCTGGATTTCCTTTTACTCAAACAGCCGGATTTTATGAAAGCATTGATTTTGTGGATGGTATAGGAACTGACTATACCAACACCAATGGTAATTTGGGAATTATTTACGATGATAAACTCAATGGTGGAAGGCTGCCAACTTATCATAGATTAGACTTTTCTACCAAGAAGAAATTTGAATTTATGAACGGAAATAAAATGGAAGCTACCTTCAGTGTAACCAATGTTTACGATCGTGAGAATATCTTTTATTTCGACCGTGTGAGATATGAAAGGGTGAATCAATTGCCGATACTTCCCAGCTTAGCATTAAGCTATAATTTCTAA
- a CDS encoding glycosyl hydrolase translates to MKKLLGLISIAFPLLVFGQSTITDATFSVKEGRQIGPAVMSGRIAAIDAVDSDPNIVYVGAAGGGVWKSKNQGTTFKAVFDDYSQSIGAICIDQSKPETVWVGTGEPWVRNSVSIGTGVYRTTNGGEKWELMGLEKSERIAQIAVHPKNSDIIYVAALGALWAESEDRGLYRSMDAGKTWTKILYTNASSGCTEIVFDPQNPEVLYTALWDFRRTAYDLRSGGPGSGLYRSEDGGNTWNKIQNGLPNETLGRIAISASPVAPYYVYALVESDKSALYRSTDKGNNWVRVSNQLEMGSRPFYFSKIVADPIDSARVYKPGFYTLSSNNAGATFSSVSVEGGGYHPDHHALYISPIDNRLMYVGTDGGVYVSVDRGNTWRHCQNLPVSQFYHVSLDNAVPYNVYGGLQDNGSWTGPSSKLGGIKNSDWKTLGYGDGFNCFADRDDPNVTYWQYQGGRIYRSNSATGESKYIKPFPDAETDDLRFNWNAPVVWSKKKNNLYVGSQYLYRSKNKGDSWERISPDLSTNDPNRQKQEESGGLTPDNSTAENNTTIFSIAESPLDENIIWVGTDDGNVQLTKDGGKTWTLLNPKITGLPKLAFISGIDADNFDKASAYITVDAHRNGDMSAYVFATHDFGQTWQNIATDDIKGYCHVIKQDLQKANMFFLGTELGLFISIDNGANWTRYKSNIPPVAVYDMAIHPRDNDLVLATHGRGIIIIDDLTPIRGLSTEVLESEFSFVPNRPYVFPKDGIMQDFSGDQEFVGKSASSAAQISYFMSKRHVFGDMYLEVYDSDGNLLKKLPASGRKGLNIVSIDTRMKAPKVPLSINPLGEAIFGPDRPAGTYTIKVIKEDQTYETQLDLNDNPVLNYSDADKKARMDGLMKAYNMLEELAFIDKQVTELRDQSIILADSVKSKGMRGLCFEINQLTTTMHEQTVSTQQGEGGIVGQVRLREKIGEVYGAILGYSGKPGEPQLNALELYNTQVKTMGELLDPIKNDQMKDLNAFCVKQGLTPITLTTREEFFKEE, encoded by the coding sequence GTGAAAAAATTACTTGGTCTTATTTCAATTGCTTTTCCACTTTTAGTATTTGGACAATCAACAATTACTGATGCAACATTTAGTGTGAAAGAAGGCAGGCAAATTGGTCCTGCGGTTATGAGTGGACGTATTGCTGCTATTGATGCAGTGGATTCTGATCCTAATATTGTGTATGTAGGAGCTGCAGGTGGCGGAGTTTGGAAATCAAAAAATCAGGGTACTACTTTTAAAGCGGTTTTCGATGATTACTCGCAATCTATTGGTGCAATTTGTATTGACCAATCCAAACCTGAAACTGTTTGGGTGGGAACCGGCGAGCCTTGGGTGAGAAACAGTGTATCCATTGGAACAGGTGTTTATCGTACTACAAATGGTGGTGAAAAATGGGAACTAATGGGTTTAGAAAAATCAGAACGTATAGCACAAATAGCCGTACATCCTAAAAATTCTGATATTATTTATGTTGCCGCACTCGGTGCGTTATGGGCTGAAAGTGAGGACAGAGGATTATACAGAAGTATGGATGCCGGAAAAACCTGGACAAAGATTTTATATACCAATGCATCAAGCGGTTGTACAGAAATTGTATTCGATCCACAAAATCCGGAAGTATTATATACTGCCTTGTGGGATTTCAGGAGAACAGCTTACGATCTGCGTTCAGGAGGTCCGGGCAGCGGATTATATCGCTCTGAAGATGGCGGAAATACCTGGAATAAAATTCAAAATGGATTACCTAATGAAACACTTGGTCGCATTGCGATTTCTGCTTCTCCAGTTGCTCCATATTATGTATATGCTTTAGTGGAGAGCGATAAGTCTGCTTTATATCGCTCGACTGATAAAGGAAATAATTGGGTAAGAGTAAGTAATCAATTAGAAATGGGTTCAAGACCGTTTTACTTTTCGAAAATTGTAGCCGATCCAATAGATAGTGCAAGGGTTTATAAGCCCGGATTTTATACACTCTCTAGTAATAATGCGGGTGCAACTTTCAGTTCTGTTTCTGTGGAAGGCGGTGGTTATCATCCCGATCATCATGCGTTATATATTAGTCCAATTGACAATCGTTTAATGTATGTGGGTACCGATGGCGGTGTATATGTTTCTGTGGATCGAGGAAATACCTGGAGGCATTGTCAGAATTTGCCTGTATCTCAATTTTATCATGTGAGTTTAGATAATGCAGTCCCTTATAATGTGTATGGTGGTTTACAGGATAATGGCTCATGGACCGGACCTTCCAGTAAATTAGGAGGAATAAAAAACAGCGATTGGAAAACGCTTGGTTATGGTGATGGCTTCAATTGCTTTGCAGATAGAGATGATCCAAACGTAACCTATTGGCAATATCAGGGTGGACGTATTTATCGTAGTAATTCTGCAACGGGTGAAAGCAAATACATTAAACCTTTTCCGGATGCGGAAACAGATGACTTGCGTTTTAACTGGAATGCGCCTGTTGTTTGGAGCAAAAAGAAAAACAATCTATATGTGGGTTCTCAATATTTATACAGATCGAAAAATAAAGGGGATAGCTGGGAGCGTATCTCTCCAGATCTTTCCACTAACGATCCTAATCGTCAAAAACAGGAAGAGTCCGGCGGCTTAACTCCGGATAATTCAACAGCAGAAAATAACACAACCATCTTTTCAATTGCCGAATCTCCATTGGATGAGAATATCATTTGGGTGGGGACGGATGATGGCAATGTGCAGTTGACAAAAGACGGCGGAAAAACCTGGACTTTATTAAATCCAAAAATTACAGGTCTTCCAAAACTTGCCTTTATTTCAGGCATTGATGCCGATAATTTTGACAAAGCCTCTGCCTATATTACAGTGGATGCGCATCGCAATGGTGACATGAGTGCTTATGTTTTTGCAACGCATGACTTTGGGCAAACTTGGCAAAACATTGCAACTGATGATATTAAAGGGTATTGCCATGTAATTAAACAGGATTTACAAAAAGCTAACATGTTCTTTTTGGGGACAGAGCTGGGCTTGTTTATCTCAATTGATAATGGCGCTAACTGGACAAGATATAAAAGCAATATACCTCCTGTAGCAGTTTACGATATGGCAATTCATCCAAGAGATAACGATTTGGTTTTAGCTACTCATGGTCGGGGTATTATCATTATTGATGATCTGACTCCGATAAGAGGACTAAGTACAGAAGTTTTAGAATCAGAATTTTCCTTTGTTCCAAACAGACCTTATGTATTTCCAAAAGATGGAATAATGCAGGATTTTTCCGGCGATCAGGAGTTTGTAGGTAAGAGTGCAAGTTCGGCAGCACAGATTTCTTACTTTATGAGTAAGCGCCATGTATTTGGTGACATGTACCTTGAGGTGTATGATAGTGACGGCAACTTGCTGAAGAAACTTCCTGCCTCCGGTAGAAAAGGTTTGAATATAGTATCTATTGACACCCGTATGAAAGCACCTAAAGTTCCGCTTTCAATAAATCCTTTGGGTGAAGCTATTTTCGGACCGGACAGGCCTGCCGGAACTTATACCATTAAGGTTATTAAAGAGGATCAGACTTATGAAACCCAATTAGATTTAAATGATAATCCGGTATTAAACTATTCGGATGCCGATAAAAAAGCAAGAATGGATGGACTAATGAAAGCTTATAATATGTTGGAGGAGTTGGCTTTCATTGATAAACAGGTAACTGAACTTCGGGATCAATCTATCATCCTGGCAGATTCAGTAAAGAGCAAGGGAATGAGAGGTTTATGTTTTGAGATTAATCAACTTACTACCACTATGCATGAGCAAACTGTTTCCACTCAACAGGGTGAAGGAGGCATTGTTGGGCAAGTGCGTTTGCGAGAAAAGATAGGTGAAGTGTATGGAGCAATTTTGGGTTATAGCGGCAAACCGGGTGAGCCGCAACTCAATGCCTTGGAATTATATAATACACAAGTTAAAACTATGGGTGAATTACTTGATCCAATAAAGAACGATCAAATGAAAGATTTAAATGCGTTCTGTGTAAAACAAGGATTAACACCAATCACACTCACAACCCGAGAAGAATTTTTTAAAGAAGAATGA